The stretch of DNA AGCTGCAGAAGGATGTCCGTCTTTATTTGAATAGATATCAAAGAATTCACTACCAAAAGCTACTTTACCAATATCTTTTAGTTTTATAATTTCACCATCGGAGCTAGCTCTGATAATGATGTCTTCATACTGTTCTGGTTTATTATAACGACCTTGGTAAACCAATACATATTCTAATGATTGTGCTTTAATACCGGTTGCTTGTCCTAAACGTCCTGGCCTACCAATGATACTTTGCTCTGCCATGGCTTCCATCACTTCATCGATAGAAACTTTATAAGCTCGCATTCTATCTGGATTTAACCATACACGCATAGCATAGTTACGGTTACCTAAGATTTGAGCTTGAGAAATACCATTAATACGCTGAATTTCAGGAATAATATTTACGTTTGCGTAGTTATAAAGGAATTTTTCATCGGCATGTTTATCGTTACTGTATAAGTTAATATACATCAACATACTTGGCTGTACAACATTTACAATAACCCCTCTAACTGAACTAAGTGTGGTAAATTATTAATTACCTTATCTACACGGTTTTTAACGTTAACAACTGCTTGATTTGGATCGGTTCCTAATTCGAAAATAATTTGAATAGTTGCCTCACCAGCACTGGTTGCATCGGAAACCATATATTTCATTCCAGGAACACCATTAATAGAACGTTCTAGTGGAATTAAAGCAGATTTTACTAATACATCTGCACTTGCTCCAGGATAAGCTAAAGTTACAATTACCCTTGGCGGTGCAATTTCTGGGAACTGAGAAATAGGCAATGTTTTGATTGATAACATTCCTAAGAATACAATAATGAGCGACACAACGATCGCCATTACTGGTCGTTTGATAAAATTCTTAAACATAATTTTTTCTTTTTATGTTAATTATTCAGCATAAAGCTCTAAAGAAGACAATACTTTTTCAGGTTTCTGGAAATCAACTTCAATTTTTTCTCCATTTTTAACCTTACGTATTCCCTCTAAAAGAATTCTATCATTAGGTGTTAAACCTTTAGTAACAATAAAAAGATAAGGAAGTTCCTCTTTAGCAATTGTAATTTCTTTTTGGTGTACTACATTATTTTTATCTACAACAAAAACAAATTTTTTATCTAATACTTCAAAAGTTGCTTTTTGAGGAATTAAAATTGCATTTTTATATGGATTTTTAACTATAACATTACCTGTTTCCCCGTGTCTTAATAATCTATCAGGATTATCAAACGTTGCTCTAAATGCAATGTTACCAGTTTCGTTATCAAATTCTCCTTCAATTGTTTCTACAATTCCTTCATGATTAAAGAATTGACCATTAGCCATCTCTAAATCTACTTTTAAAGGTTCATTTTTAGCTTTACTTATCATGTAAGTTAAATATTCCGCTTCTGGAACATTAAAATAAACCCACATTTTGCTATTATCTGAAAGTGTTGTTAATAATTCACCTTCTTCTAATAAACTTCCTTCTCTTACATGTAAATGGTCCATAATTCCAGCAAATGGAGCATTAATATTTGTAAAACCTAAATGTGTTTGAGATAATCTAACCTCTGAATTTGCTTTTTCTAATTTTGCTTTAGCTAAAGCTAATTCGTTTTGAGATACAACATTTTTATCTGCAAGTAATTTTGTGTTTTTATATTCAATTGCTGCAGTTTGAGCTTCAGCTTGAGCAATTTGTAACTCAGACTCATATACATTCGGCATAATTTTAAACATGGGCTGACCTAATTTTACCGCTTGTCCTTCATCTACAAATATTTTTTGTAAATAACCTCTTTCTAAAGCTCTTAATTCGATATGACGAATTGAATGTATTTGAGATACATATTTTCTTGAAATTAATGTATCTTTTTGTATTGGACTTGTTACTAAGAATTTAGCAATTTCTTCTTTTTCTTCTTTTTTAGATTGGCAGCTTGTTAAAACT from Flavobacterium haoranii encodes:
- a CDS encoding efflux RND transporter periplasmic adaptor subunit, translated to MAKRFFMLLSLCSVIVLTSCQSKKEEKEEIAKFLVTSPIQKDTLISRKYVSQIHSIRHIELRALERGYLQKIFVDEGQAVKLGQPMFKIMPNVYESELQIAQAEAQTAAIEYKNTKLLADKNVVSQNELALAKAKLEKANSEVRLSQTHLGFTNINAPFAGIMDHLHVREGSLLEEGELLTTLSDNSKMWVYFNVPEAEYLTYMISKAKNEPLKVDLEMANGQFFNHEGIVETIEGEFDNETGNIAFRATFDNPDRLLRHGETGNVIVKNPYKNAILIPQKATFEVLDKKFVFVVDKNNVVHQKEITIAKEELPYLFIVTKGLTPNDRILLEGIRKVKNGEKIEVDFQKPEKVLSSLELYAE